The Armatimonadota bacterium genome contains a region encoding:
- a CDS encoding insulinase family protein, translated as MSAIALGLAAQGMSQTYCESAITDRPNVTVLLRAPQPMNNRELGAWQIFAQGVFDLSADFTRREFFTYGAQGGIPPRVWWTNDFISVQFWLPAGGENLCARLADAVLREHRIDEEVLPKLRANVSGFAKDDWTAALYTARGDVSVDSAFLNRFFQRALRPENTTISADPKTIELIRNRLNGWQVPRVQQDLRAGPKNRFSSPETANITAAIGKPFLPTANNGPSMLAAVALGAGKSSTVYQVCRVQQQWSYRQEFFLWPTVTGWQPRLLLGGSLSSPAIPEIKSKLKEAVGKWQLSDLERARNLVSASMEGGIPIHPFWCSSVGPFNGTDEQRADWSALMATWGVRSAAPEDVDINAKTTNLQELKSAAEALIDQLQPEIR; from the coding sequence TTGAGTGCCATTGCGCTGGGTCTCGCTGCGCAAGGGATGTCGCAAACCTACTGCGAATCCGCGATCACCGACCGCCCAAATGTCACCGTGTTGTTGCGTGCACCCCAGCCGATGAACAATCGCGAGCTCGGCGCGTGGCAGATTTTCGCGCAAGGCGTCTTTGATCTGAGCGCAGATTTCACTCGGCGGGAGTTCTTTACTTACGGCGCTCAAGGAGGAATTCCTCCGCGTGTTTGGTGGACCAACGACTTCATCAGCGTCCAGTTTTGGCTCCCAGCTGGAGGCGAGAATCTATGCGCGCGGCTCGCCGATGCCGTTCTACGCGAGCATCGCATCGACGAGGAAGTTCTGCCGAAACTCCGCGCCAATGTCAGCGGCTTCGCTAAGGATGATTGGACAGCCGCACTTTACACGGCGCGCGGCGATGTTTCGGTCGATTCTGCATTCTTGAACAGGTTCTTCCAACGGGCTTTGCGGCCTGAAAACACGACGATCTCGGCGGACCCAAAGACGATCGAGTTGATTCGCAATCGCCTCAACGGTTGGCAAGTCCCAAGAGTCCAGCAAGATTTGAGAGCGGGGCCAAAGAACCGATTCTCTTCTCCCGAAACAGCGAACATCACAGCGGCAATTGGCAAACCGTTTTTGCCGACAGCGAACAACGGCCCGAGCATGCTCGCTGCGGTTGCTCTGGGCGCAGGGAAGTCGAGCACCGTCTATCAAGTCTGCCGAGTTCAACAGCAATGGAGCTATCGCCAAGAGTTTTTCCTCTGGCCAACGGTCACCGGATGGCAACCTAGATTGCTGCTAGGCGGCTCGCTCTCTTCGCCGGCGATTCCAGAAATCAAATCGAAGCTAAAAGAGGCAGTGGGCAAGTGGCAGCTGAGCGATCTCGAACGCGCTCGAAACCTCGTCTCTGCTTCGATGGAAGGTGGAATTCCGATTCATCCGTTCTGGTGTTCCTCGGTCGGTCCGTTCAACGGGACTGACGAACAGCGAGCGGACTGGTCCGCACTGATGGCAACTTGGGGCGTCCGATCGGCGGCACCAGAGGACGTCGACATCAACGCCAAGACGACAAACCTCCAAGAACTGAAATCTGCGGCGGAAGCGCTGATCGATCAGCTTCAACCTGAAATCAGATAG
- a CDS encoding type IV pilus twitching motility protein PilT: MSLSIDDLLREVIKHDASDLHIKANNPPMMRIQGDLHRTNHEALSADATYNLLISILTPERKEKLDDFKELDLSYYVEGLARFRVNMFWQRGKIGAVFRVIPYKIRTIEELGLPPVTKKLSLLPRGLILVTGPTGSGKSTSLAAMINHINENSLAHIMTIEDPIEYVHQDKKAMINQRELGTDTHSFADALKHVMRQNPDVILVGEMRDLETIQLAITAAETGHLVFSTLHTVDAAQTIDRVVDVFPPEQQEQVRTQLSVTLQAVVSQSLLPLRSNKGRVAAFEVMVATPAIRTMIRDGKTHQIFKDIQTGGELGMQTLDGHLFWLLKNGHIDYEHALSKCSNVSEFEARAIRDGLAEATHATH; this comes from the coding sequence ATGAGCCTTTCGATCGACGACCTTCTGAGAGAAGTCATCAAGCATGACGCCAGTGACCTGCATATCAAGGCGAACAATCCGCCGATGATGCGAATTCAAGGCGACTTGCATCGCACGAATCATGAGGCGTTGTCCGCAGACGCAACTTACAATCTGCTGATCAGCATCCTGACTCCAGAGCGCAAAGAGAAGCTAGACGACTTCAAGGAACTTGATCTCAGCTACTACGTCGAGGGTCTCGCAAGATTTCGCGTCAATATGTTCTGGCAACGCGGCAAAATCGGCGCCGTCTTCCGAGTCATCCCGTACAAGATCCGTACGATCGAGGAGCTTGGATTGCCGCCAGTCACCAAGAAGCTCTCGTTGCTACCCCGAGGATTGATCCTTGTCACCGGCCCCACGGGTTCAGGCAAATCGACAAGCCTGGCGGCGATGATCAACCACATCAACGAGAATTCGCTGGCGCACATCATGACCATCGAGGACCCGATTGAATATGTGCATCAAGACAAGAAGGCGATGATCAACCAGCGAGAGCTCGGCACCGACACGCACAGTTTCGCTGATGCACTCAAGCACGTCATGCGTCAAAACCCGGACGTGATTCTGGTCGGCGAAATGCGTGACTTGGAAACGATCCAACTCGCGATCACCGCTGCTGAAACAGGGCACTTGGTATTCAGCACCTTGCATACCGTAGACGCCGCCCAAACAATCGATCGTGTGGTGGACGTGTTCCCACCAGAACAACAGGAACAGGTGCGCACTCAGCTGAGCGTGACCCTCCAAGCGGTGGTGTCGCAATCACTGTTGCCGCTCAGAAGCAACAAAGGTCGGGTCGCCGCATTCGAAGTGATGGTGGCCACGCCTGCGATTCGAACCATGATTCGCGACGGCAAAACTCACCAAATATTTAAAGACATCCAAACCGGAGGCGAACTCGGAATGCAAACTCTCGATGGGCACCTCTTCTGGCTACTCAAAAATGGCCACATCGACTATGAACACGCATTGAGCAAATGCTCGAATGTCAGCGAGTTTGAAGCTCGCGCGATTCGAGACGGACTGGCGGAGGCAACCCATGCAACGCATTGA
- a CDS encoding PD40 domain-containing protein, with translation MNRYKTATTTLALFAASIGLAQARPIIGARSLALSPDGTKLAFTWRGDIWVVKSEGGRAVPITSNIEMDDNPIWSPDGNTIAFATNRNGNWDTYLADVDGGETRRLTYSSFSEVPNDWSSDGKSLVMRAWFDDKDNGIYTIDTKTGKYKALFLDNRTVGLPKLNSARDKVIYVRRYGFPWNRPRYFGSGSAELNLMDLTTGKRSEVRTNGFQNLWPHWSKDGNSVYAITCTEVTPSSTNVFKQPKQNTDNAARTPNVSKISLDGKVTRLTNLVGGAGARFLSVAANGSALAYEVNGNVFVMRGDKSAPIVITASIDEKTTAEERLILRDGVSTATLSPKGDRFVFSVRRELWSVPTKKGKGPNADDAEQLTDWIGSDDIPIWTPDDDTVLFASDRKGAYQLFKLNVNSKEVTQMTTNTHDIGSFSLTPDKKSLAFVMAGPEKGLYTIPLSGGPMKLIVKEPDVSDYKFSPDMRYVAFNRTLLGSGFNPWENKQNLWVRELATGKEVNVTNLAANHGSPEWSADGKYLYFISDRGSAGGRFAQGGGGNNIFALPLQAESARPTELELKYEKPKETPKFEFDFNDVDSRIRRIASGPASNLVFDPQTGNLLYNLNGDIALTSYDGETTRPITAGAGIGGFELSQDGNNLVLIRGGLPATLNLRHPQFQVTQTTFRADWTRDIRKEREAALQEFWRVYNYNFYDANFHGRNWAEVKDRYLPLLDGVGHRNEMATVLNMMVGELESSHSEVGPAAGNPGSQQTASLGFSSDTSYAGPGIKVKMVPEGSPAKFPATQIKPGEIVTKINGKEVNNDQNLWRLLNDQAGRELRFEILNPADKSKPRAVKYRAISDGQFDGLIAAEVVRTNRRKVDASSNGKVGYVYIAAMGGGDFNTFNAEVWQYINEKKALIIDVRDNNGGNIADQLLDILERRPQMVYRDRDGVVKLSPGTLVNIPIVVMINERSVSNGEMFPAAMKSRGFATLVGWTTPGYVIYTYGGGLVDGTSIRIPGTGVYRVDGSPLENNGEKPDVSVDWSPEDYFGGKDPQLDSAIKVAKSKMK, from the coding sequence ATGAATCGGTACAAAACGGCAACAACAACGCTGGCACTTTTTGCCGCAAGCATCGGCTTGGCACAGGCCCGCCCCATCATCGGAGCTCGGTCTCTGGCGCTCTCTCCAGACGGGACAAAACTCGCCTTCACTTGGCGTGGAGACATTTGGGTCGTCAAGTCCGAAGGTGGCAGAGCGGTGCCCATCACCAGCAACATCGAAATGGACGACAACCCGATTTGGTCGCCTGATGGAAATACTATCGCCTTTGCCACGAATCGAAATGGCAACTGGGACACGTACCTCGCCGATGTCGATGGCGGTGAAACTCGCCGATTGACTTATTCGAGCTTCTCCGAAGTCCCTAACGACTGGAGTTCCGATGGAAAATCGCTCGTCATGCGCGCCTGGTTTGACGACAAAGACAACGGAATCTATACGATTGACACCAAGACCGGAAAGTACAAGGCTTTATTCCTGGACAATCGTACTGTCGGACTGCCGAAGCTGAACAGCGCACGGGACAAGGTCATTTATGTCCGGCGATACGGCTTCCCATGGAACCGGCCCCGCTATTTCGGTTCAGGTAGCGCGGAATTGAACCTGATGGATTTGACCACGGGCAAGCGGTCCGAAGTGAGGACAAACGGCTTCCAAAACCTTTGGCCGCACTGGAGCAAAGATGGCAACTCTGTTTATGCCATCACCTGCACCGAAGTCACTCCGAGCAGCACGAACGTTTTCAAACAGCCAAAGCAGAACACCGATAATGCAGCTCGAACGCCAAACGTGTCGAAGATATCTCTCGATGGGAAGGTCACTCGACTCACTAACTTGGTAGGCGGAGCCGGCGCACGGTTCCTCTCGGTGGCCGCGAACGGTTCTGCGCTTGCCTACGAAGTGAACGGCAATGTATTCGTGATGCGTGGGGACAAATCTGCTCCAATCGTCATCACCGCTTCCATCGACGAAAAGACTACAGCTGAAGAGCGGCTGATCCTCCGTGACGGAGTTTCCACCGCGACCCTCAGCCCGAAAGGTGACCGATTCGTGTTCTCGGTGCGCCGGGAGCTGTGGAGTGTGCCCACTAAGAAAGGCAAAGGGCCAAACGCAGACGATGCTGAGCAATTGACCGACTGGATTGGCTCAGATGATATTCCGATCTGGACACCGGATGACGACACCGTGCTGTTCGCAAGCGATCGAAAGGGCGCCTATCAACTCTTCAAGCTGAATGTGAACTCGAAGGAAGTTACCCAGATGACGACCAACACCCACGACATCGGATCATTCAGCCTCACTCCGGATAAGAAATCCCTTGCCTTCGTCATGGCAGGTCCAGAAAAGGGACTCTATACGATTCCACTCAGCGGCGGGCCGATGAAGCTCATCGTGAAGGAACCGGATGTCAGCGATTACAAGTTCAGCCCAGACATGCGGTATGTGGCGTTCAATCGGACACTCCTCGGTAGCGGATTCAACCCATGGGAAAACAAACAAAATCTCTGGGTCCGAGAACTCGCCACCGGTAAGGAAGTCAACGTGACCAATCTCGCCGCGAATCACGGTTCGCCCGAATGGTCCGCCGACGGCAAGTACCTTTATTTCATCAGCGATCGCGGTTCTGCTGGAGGAAGATTTGCACAAGGCGGTGGCGGAAACAACATCTTCGCTTTGCCATTGCAAGCCGAATCTGCACGTCCAACAGAACTTGAACTAAAGTACGAGAAGCCCAAGGAAACTCCAAAATTCGAGTTCGATTTCAACGATGTCGACTCGCGAATTCGGCGGATTGCATCGGGTCCAGCATCTAACCTCGTATTCGATCCCCAAACCGGAAATCTGCTCTATAACCTCAACGGCGACATCGCGCTGACGAGCTACGACGGTGAAACCACACGGCCAATCACCGCAGGCGCCGGGATCGGAGGATTCGAGCTTAGCCAAGATGGCAACAATCTGGTCCTGATTCGTGGCGGATTGCCTGCGACATTGAACTTGCGGCACCCACAATTCCAAGTCACGCAGACCACTTTCCGAGCCGATTGGACACGCGATATCCGCAAGGAGCGAGAAGCTGCGCTTCAAGAGTTTTGGCGGGTTTACAATTACAACTTCTACGATGCCAATTTCCACGGTCGAAACTGGGCAGAAGTGAAGGACCGCTATCTCCCGTTGCTTGACGGCGTTGGTCATCGAAACGAGATGGCGACAGTGCTGAACATGATGGTGGGTGAACTCGAAAGTAGCCACAGCGAAGTCGGCCCTGCCGCCGGAAATCCAGGTTCCCAGCAGACCGCCAGCCTCGGTTTTTCGAGCGATACGAGCTACGCCGGGCCAGGAATCAAAGTGAAGATGGTTCCAGAAGGTTCGCCTGCCAAATTCCCTGCCACCCAGATCAAACCGGGCGAAATCGTCACAAAGATAAACGGCAAGGAAGTCAACAATGACCAGAACCTTTGGAGGTTGTTGAACGATCAAGCTGGACGAGAACTGCGGTTCGAAATCCTTAATCCAGCGGACAAATCAAAGCCTCGCGCGGTCAAGTACCGAGCAATTAGCGATGGGCAGTTCGACGGGCTGATTGCGGCCGAAGTGGTCCGCACCAATCGCCGAAAGGTTGATGCCTCAAGCAACGGAAAGGTCGGATATGTCTACATCGCGGCGATGGGTGGTGGAGATTTCAACACCTTCAACGCCGAAGTCTGGCAGTACATCAACGAGAAGAAAGCGCTGATCATTGACGTGCGTGACAACAACGGTGGAAACATCGCGGATCAATTGCTCGACATTCTCGAACGGCGTCCACAAATGGTCTACCGAGATCGTGATGGAGTCGTCAAGCTATCCCCAGGGACGTTGGTGAACATCCCGATCGTCGTGATGATTAACGAGCGGAGCGTTTCGAACGGTGAGATGTTCCCAGCGGCCATGAAGTCCCGAGGATTTGCGACGCTGGTCGGTTGGACCACTCCGGGCTACGTGATCTACACCTATGGCGGCGGATTGGTGGATGGAACAAGCATCCGAATCCCTGGCACCGGTGTTTACCGTGTGGATGGATCGCCACTAGAAAATAACGGTGAAAAGCCGGATGTTTCGGTGGACTGGAGCCCAGAAGACTACTTCGGCGGCAAAGATCCGCAGCTGGATTCGGCAATCAAGGTTGCCAAATCTAAAATGAAGTAA
- a CDS encoding TIGR01777 family oxidoreductase: protein MSGRVVIAGGSGFIGRALSDALIEAGFTTAILSRRGAGALQWDGATPGVWVTQLNGAVGVINLTGEPIATKWTHQKQQEIINSRVNSTNAIGNAILAVEKPPKVWINGSAVGFYGDRGDEILTEDSAPGAMDNFLVSTCVAWEEAQSKFETPNTRQCCLRTGVVLGKDGGAFPELKKLANLFLGGKAGSGNQYMPWIHLEDIVGLFLFALKNELTGPINGTAPEPVTNEKFMSTLRESVGKKFGLNAPVFSMRLASALGATDPDVILCSQRAIPKKAMDAGYEFRFPTLAAAIEDLR, encoded by the coding sequence ATGAGCGGTCGTGTGGTCATTGCTGGAGGTAGCGGATTCATTGGCCGCGCACTTTCCGATGCCTTGATCGAGGCTGGATTTACTACCGCAATCCTGAGCCGCCGCGGAGCTGGAGCACTGCAGTGGGATGGCGCAACTCCGGGTGTTTGGGTCACTCAGTTGAACGGCGCTGTGGGTGTCATCAATCTGACCGGCGAGCCGATTGCCACCAAATGGACTCATCAAAAGCAGCAGGAGATCATCAATAGCCGGGTCAATTCGACGAACGCAATTGGGAACGCGATCTTGGCCGTCGAGAAACCTCCGAAAGTCTGGATCAACGGTAGCGCGGTCGGATTCTACGGTGATCGTGGCGATGAAATCCTCACGGAAGATTCTGCTCCTGGTGCAATGGACAATTTTCTCGTCAGCACGTGCGTCGCATGGGAAGAAGCCCAGTCTAAGTTCGAAACTCCGAATACGAGACAATGCTGTTTGAGAACAGGCGTCGTTCTTGGCAAGGACGGCGGGGCGTTTCCAGAACTCAAAAAGCTTGCCAACCTCTTTCTGGGCGGTAAGGCGGGATCGGGCAACCAATACATGCCTTGGATACACCTCGAAGACATCGTTGGTTTGTTCCTTTTTGCTTTGAAGAACGAACTCACTGGCCCAATCAATGGCACCGCGCCAGAGCCGGTCACCAATGAGAAGTTTATGTCCACCTTACGAGAATCGGTTGGAAAGAAGTTTGGTTTGAACGCGCCAGTTTTTAGCATGCGATTGGCATCGGCGCTGGGGGCAACCGACCCCGATGTCATCCTCTGCAGCCAACGCGCAATTCCGAAAAAGGCAATGGACGCTGGGTACGAGTTTAGATTTCCAACTCTTGCGGCCGCCATCGAAGACCTGCGCTAA
- a CDS encoding insulinase family protein, whose protein sequence is MVSLAFALASLCSAPIQPKALVTLPNGARIYSEYVANARNCSVQLWVSSAGTEERPETNGWRHLLEHCLGSGEGGSTDIELEKQGLMMLAETSRDAMMFRIDCPPAKVDRAIEFVVATSNPVRITPEWLAIERQSIINEESLLPSYRRFSRTAWGRILGPASPDPFGEPESISAATPADIQSIQQKMYCGPNIALVITGPIDPTQVSETARVIVDRAKLPSTSAATMPGAKVDSLYLPVGVAGSALACRLPSIDDRQCLALVAAGLGIQSAVPGTQIVFTPSSRAGVITLTSKSPGIQEQVIKVGDFDLSFGIDLIQSWVQGIRRNPAALASFRGSLLCRGSNVTLEAIEKGAQTLTITDLQSAKQRLQTGVVIGGLN, encoded by the coding sequence ATGGTTTCTCTTGCCTTTGCCCTGGCGTCGCTTTGCTCGGCGCCGATTCAGCCCAAAGCTCTGGTCACTCTCCCAAATGGGGCGAGAATCTACTCGGAGTATGTGGCGAACGCCCGGAACTGTTCTGTTCAACTTTGGGTGTCTTCCGCAGGCACCGAGGAGCGTCCAGAGACCAATGGTTGGCGTCACTTGCTGGAGCACTGCCTGGGCAGCGGAGAAGGCGGCTCAACCGATATCGAACTCGAAAAGCAGGGGCTGATGATGCTCGCCGAAACCTCGCGCGATGCGATGATGTTTCGTATCGATTGCCCTCCTGCAAAGGTCGATCGCGCCATCGAATTCGTTGTTGCAACCTCAAACCCAGTCCGAATCACACCTGAATGGCTCGCCATAGAGCGTCAGTCGATAATCAACGAGGAATCGCTTCTGCCAAGCTACAGAAGGTTTAGCCGAACAGCTTGGGGAAGAATCTTAGGCCCAGCGTCACCGGACCCGTTCGGCGAACCGGAGTCCATTTCAGCGGCGACCCCTGCAGACATTCAGTCGATTCAGCAGAAGATGTATTGCGGGCCGAATATCGCGCTGGTTATCACCGGTCCGATTGACCCAACGCAGGTCTCCGAAACTGCTCGGGTGATTGTTGACCGTGCCAAGCTCCCGAGCACAAGCGCAGCGACGATGCCTGGTGCAAAAGTCGACTCGCTTTATCTCCCGGTGGGGGTTGCTGGATCGGCGTTGGCGTGCCGGTTACCGAGCATTGATGATCGGCAATGCCTCGCATTAGTCGCCGCTGGACTCGGAATCCAATCCGCCGTTCCTGGCACACAAATCGTCTTCACGCCTTCTTCCCGAGCCGGTGTCATCACGCTCACCAGCAAGTCGCCAGGGATTCAAGAACAGGTGATCAAAGTCGGCGATTTTGACTTGTCGTTCGGGATCGACCTCATTCAATCCTGGGTTCAAGGGATTCGGCGCAACCCGGCCGCCCTGGCTTCATTCCGCGGATCACTCCTATGCCGTGGCTCGAATGTCACCCTGGAAGCGATCGAAAAGGGAGCGCAAACTCTCACGATTACCGATCTGCAATCGGCAAAACAGAGGTTGCAAACCGGCGTGGTGATCGGAGGACTCAATTGA
- the tig gene encoding trigger factor: MSTTMQIQREELNPCTIKLSVACTKEQVSGGFDKAYKKFAKQIRVPGFRPGHAPKNVVSKFVDPNDLMNAAAEEIVRKAMNEALKEESIKPHDSPAVELTVLSEEESKCEFTAKIPLEPKVELGSYKGVVVKRPKIEVTDEEVTTQLDELRKRAGKREAVTDRGIHEGDIAVVNIKVEGEDGDGRNFMSIAGQTFKQLDEAITGMQVEEIKKVELSFPKTFQEKEWAGKKKKAQITIRSVSSVAMPELDDEFAKKAGKELKAKDLAELKDKLKENILEAKKAMSQEFTNEAILEELMKSSTVHVPDTMWEAVANQRLREEAQKAAQEGKKLEDVAKESGMEFEEFVSNWQNEAKVQVQRAVIANTIFKTEGMKLTNQDMNDSLVEMAQEYGVHPAQIIDFMRKNKNFTELEVRTVYKKVMTFLNENAKIEEV; this comes from the coding sequence ATGTCCACGACGATGCAAATTCAACGCGAGGAACTGAATCCTTGCACCATTAAGCTGAGCGTCGCTTGCACCAAAGAGCAAGTGAGCGGCGGCTTCGATAAGGCTTACAAGAAGTTTGCCAAGCAGATTCGAGTTCCTGGTTTCCGACCGGGTCACGCACCCAAGAACGTGGTATCGAAATTTGTCGATCCAAACGACTTGATGAACGCTGCAGCCGAAGAGATTGTCCGAAAGGCGATGAATGAAGCGCTCAAAGAGGAGTCCATCAAGCCTCACGACTCACCTGCCGTTGAACTCACAGTGTTGAGCGAAGAAGAATCCAAGTGCGAGTTCACCGCCAAGATTCCTTTGGAACCAAAGGTCGAACTCGGTAGCTACAAGGGTGTGGTGGTCAAGCGACCAAAGATCGAAGTGACTGATGAAGAAGTCACCACCCAACTTGACGAATTGCGAAAGCGCGCTGGTAAGCGCGAGGCAGTAACCGACCGTGGCATCCACGAGGGTGACATTGCTGTCGTCAACATCAAGGTTGAAGGCGAAGATGGCGACGGACGAAACTTCATGTCCATCGCAGGTCAAACCTTTAAGCAACTCGACGAAGCGATCACCGGCATGCAAGTCGAAGAGATCAAAAAGGTCGAATTGAGCTTTCCGAAGACGTTCCAAGAAAAGGAATGGGCCGGCAAGAAGAAGAAGGCGCAGATCACCATCCGAAGCGTGAGCTCGGTCGCCATGCCAGAACTCGACGACGAATTCGCGAAGAAAGCGGGCAAGGAGCTGAAGGCGAAGGACCTCGCTGAATTGAAGGACAAGCTGAAAGAGAACATCTTGGAAGCCAAGAAGGCGATGAGCCAAGAGTTCACCAACGAGGCGATCCTTGAAGAATTGATGAAGTCCAGCACCGTCCACGTGCCAGACACCATGTGGGAAGCCGTCGCCAATCAACGCCTTCGCGAAGAAGCTCAAAAGGCTGCACAAGAAGGCAAGAAGTTGGAAGACGTTGCCAAGGAAAGCGGCATGGAATTCGAAGAGTTCGTGTCGAACTGGCAGAATGAAGCCAAGGTCCAGGTGCAACGTGCCGTGATCGCAAACACGATCTTCAAGACCGAGGGCATGAAGCTCACGAACCAAGACATGAACGATTCGTTGGTCGAAATGGCGCAGGAATACGGCGTGCATCCGGCTCAAATCATCGACTTCATGCGAAAGAACAAGAACTTCACCGAATTGGAAGTCCGAACGGTTTACAAGAAAGTGATGACGTTCTTGAACGAGAACGCCAAGATCGAAGAAGTCTGA
- the pepE gene encoding dipeptidase PepE, producing MPELMLLSNSRMPGGEPFAWAQDFFASSWVAQVKTIALVPFAGVTLSWDDYLEYVAGAFPIHLVESVHATSDPIDLAMSADAIFVGGGNTFNLCSNLHASGLVPVIREAVRSGKPYLGWSAGANAACPTLCTTNDMPIVQPPTFEMLNLVPFQINPHYTNERVPNHGGESRNDRIAEFLIANPTRTVVGLPEGNLIQVSGSGANLLGTRDAIVFESGKDPSPVSPNSDVSYLISG from the coding sequence ATGCCTGAACTCATGCTACTTAGCAATTCCAGAATGCCGGGCGGTGAGCCGTTTGCCTGGGCACAAGATTTCTTCGCGTCCAGTTGGGTTGCGCAAGTCAAGACGATTGCGCTCGTGCCATTTGCTGGAGTGACGCTGAGCTGGGACGACTATCTGGAGTACGTAGCAGGAGCCTTCCCAATTCATCTTGTGGAGTCTGTGCATGCGACTTCCGATCCGATCGACCTCGCCATGAGTGCCGACGCGATTTTTGTCGGTGGTGGAAACACATTCAATCTCTGCTCCAATCTGCACGCGAGCGGACTGGTGCCCGTTATTCGGGAAGCGGTGCGTTCCGGGAAGCCATATCTCGGTTGGAGTGCCGGTGCAAACGCGGCTTGCCCAACGCTTTGCACGACCAACGACATGCCGATTGTGCAACCGCCAACATTTGAGATGCTGAATCTAGTGCCGTTTCAAATCAACCCGCACTACACCAACGAGAGGGTGCCAAATCACGGCGGGGAATCTCGCAACGACCGCATTGCCGAATTCCTCATCGCCAATCCAACCCGCACCGTGGTTGGACTTCCAGAAGGAAATCTCATTCAGGTTTCCGGATCTGGCGCAAACCTGCTAGGCACGCGCGATGCGATCGTCTTTGAATCTGGCAAGGACCCTTCGCCGGTTAGCCCGAACTCAGATGTCAGCTATCTGATTTCAGGTTGA
- a CDS encoding SDR family oxidoreductase — MSTKRVLVTGASKGIGRAIAIELAKQGWKVAIHYGQDRAGAESVRSEIGDASSGLYGADLSQGPKTAAELVSRVESDGPLTAIVNNAGVYLPLDFTGSGDEVFEANYAKTFAVNFDSPLRIIREGTKRFATRGGGKIVNVASRVGFRGESGAALYSASKSALINVTRALAVELAPKNIQLFAIAPGWVETAMAREGMESRLPQILKDIPLGRMATPEDCAAATAFLLSDGASYLSGITIDINGASYFH, encoded by the coding sequence GTGAGTACCAAGCGCGTTTTAGTAACCGGTGCCAGCAAAGGGATCGGTCGAGCCATTGCCATCGAATTGGCAAAACAGGGTTGGAAGGTGGCCATCCATTACGGACAGGACCGAGCCGGAGCCGAATCCGTCCGGTCGGAAATCGGCGATGCCTCATCCGGGCTGTACGGCGCCGACCTGAGTCAAGGACCAAAAACGGCCGCCGAACTGGTTTCCAGAGTGGAATCCGATGGCCCACTAACCGCCATTGTCAACAACGCCGGTGTCTATTTGCCGCTCGACTTCACAGGTTCAGGCGATGAAGTCTTCGAAGCGAATTACGCCAAAACATTTGCCGTCAACTTTGATTCGCCGTTGCGCATCATTCGCGAAGGAACGAAGCGATTTGCAACACGAGGCGGCGGGAAGATCGTCAACGTCGCTAGCCGAGTCGGCTTCCGAGGGGAATCGGGCGCCGCGCTCTATTCCGCATCAAAGAGCGCTTTGATCAACGTAACTCGGGCACTTGCGGTGGAGCTCGCTCCAAAGAACATCCAACTTTTCGCGATCGCGCCGGGCTGGGTCGAAACAGCGATGGCACGAGAAGGGATGGAGTCCCGGTTGCCACAGATTCTAAAGGATATTCCACTCGGGCGAATGGCAACTCCAGAAGATTGCGCCGCCGCCACCGCATTCTTGTTGAGTGATGGTGCGAGTTATCTCAGCGGAATCACTATCGATATCAACGGAGCGAGTTACTTCCACTAA
- a CDS encoding UbiX family flavin prenyltransferase yields MSTGRLVVAVTGASGAIYAQRLIRHACRHYKEVYLTLSEQAIQVAATELGLKIDRNNFDPQAWIGEPAPNLRLLEEKNYFTPPASGSFRHDGMVIVPCSMGTIGRIANGISNDLTTRAADVCLKEGRKLIVVPREMPFNLIMLRNLTQLAEAGATILPACPAWYTNPTSLEDLADTVVSRILQNLGVEHALQKEWMVSE; encoded by the coding sequence ATGAGCACAGGGAGATTGGTGGTTGCGGTAACCGGCGCCAGTGGGGCAATTTACGCCCAGCGCTTGATCCGGCATGCCTGCCGGCATTACAAGGAAGTGTATTTGACTCTCAGCGAGCAGGCGATTCAGGTAGCCGCCACTGAACTGGGCCTGAAGATCGATCGCAACAACTTTGATCCCCAAGCATGGATCGGCGAACCCGCGCCAAACCTCCGGTTGTTAGAAGAAAAGAACTACTTCACACCTCCCGCGAGCGGCAGCTTTCGGCATGACGGCATGGTTATTGTGCCTTGCAGTATGGGAACGATTGGCCGGATTGCCAACGGTATCAGCAACGATTTGACGACAAGGGCTGCTGATGTCTGCCTCAAAGAAGGTCGCAAGCTAATCGTCGTTCCTCGCGAAATGCCGTTCAATTTGATCATGCTCCGTAACCTGACCCAACTTGCTGAGGCTGGAGCAACAATCTTGCCAGCTTGCCCGGCCTGGTACACCAATCCGACTTCGCTAGAAGACCTCGCGGACACGGTGGTCTCGAGAATTTTGCAAAATCTTGGTGTCGAACACGCATTGCAAAAAGAATGGATGGTAAGCGAATGA